A section of the Spirosoma pollinicola genome encodes:
- a CDS encoding D-Ala-D-Ala carboxypeptidase family metallohydrolase, translating to MLTTPQPYQNFGPLLSYQQAIKSDTAIRKGIDNTPSPAIYANMQRVYQDFYVPICAHFGRLPITSFYRSPKLNAAIGGASKSAHLYGCAIDIDCDGLSTVTNKALFDWVRRNLLFDQLILENPDAHGNPAWVHVAHNRDGQAERNQVMKMVWVKGKQLYEYL from the coding sequence ATGCTGACGACTCCGCAACCCTACCAAAATTTTGGCCCTCTGCTCTCCTATCAGCAGGCGATCAAATCCGACACGGCTATTCGAAAGGGTATTGACAATACACCCTCTCCGGCCATTTACGCCAACATGCAGCGGGTGTATCAGGATTTTTACGTACCGATCTGTGCTCACTTTGGCCGCTTGCCCATCACTTCGTTTTATCGGTCCCCAAAGCTTAATGCGGCCATTGGCGGAGCCAGTAAATCGGCTCATCTGTACGGCTGTGCCATCGATATTGATTGTGATGGACTTTCGACCGTCACCAACAAAGCGCTCTTCGACTGGGTACGGAGAAATCTTCTGTTTGATCAGTTGATTCTGGAAAACCCCGATGCCCACGGCAATCCCGCCTGGGTGCATGTAGCCCATAACCGGGATGGGCAGGCTGAGAGGAACCAGGTCATGAAAATGGTTTGGGTGAAGGGCAAACAACTTTATGAGTACCTGTAA
- a CDS encoding terminase small subunit — translation MTAIQQRFVQEYTVDGIGAAAAVRAGYSKKTAKQKAYELLQNEEIVNAIKERWVSLAMTAEEATKRLSDIAATRLNDYITVEEVWDTPMIKKHLSVLIAELQLELDIEEEVADRTGLFDGNGETSKKDKKLTEAQDEFFLEQAKRKRQIVRYEVELEKNPMAYRFVKGEPILIKKPSVNLIELAKAQERGNIKKISFNERGLPSVEGYAADNAMQTILKLNGKLIDRQDHTTKGESLNKGFLDFLKKVNRA, via the coding sequence ATGACGGCCATTCAGCAACGTTTTGTACAGGAGTATACTGTCGATGGCATTGGTGCCGCTGCGGCTGTACGGGCGGGCTACAGTAAAAAAACGGCTAAACAGAAAGCCTACGAACTACTGCAAAATGAGGAAATAGTCAACGCCATTAAAGAACGCTGGGTATCGCTGGCCATGACGGCCGAAGAAGCGACCAAACGACTTTCGGACATTGCCGCAACCCGTCTCAATGATTACATCACCGTCGAGGAGGTCTGGGATACACCGATGATTAAAAAACATCTCTCAGTCCTTATCGCTGAACTGCAACTGGAGCTAGACATTGAAGAGGAAGTAGCCGACCGAACAGGGCTATTCGATGGCAATGGGGAAACTTCCAAGAAAGACAAAAAACTGACTGAAGCGCAGGATGAATTCTTTCTGGAACAGGCCAAACGAAAGCGTCAGATCGTCCGCTACGAGGTCGAGCTGGAAAAGAACCCCATGGCGTACCGATTTGTGAAGGGCGAACCGATCCTCATCAAAAAACCCAGTGTCAACCTCATCGAACTGGCCAAGGCTCAGGAACGTGGCAACATTAAAAAGATTTCCTTTAATGAACGGGGACTGCCCTCGGTCGAAGGCTATGCAGCCGACAATGCCATGCAGACGATTCTGAAGCTAAACGGCAAACTCATCGACCGGCAGGATCATACCACGAAGGGGGAATCGCTCAACAAAGGATTTTTGGATTTTCTTAAAAAAGTCAACAGGGCCTGA
- a CDS encoding phage portal protein has translation MNVTDLKKLLTPQADQQADIAAIVQTLKARQEPLDIAEFVKQYNPANHKALDKTIRKDKLIKRPTGKVSEDGKEETQTSYVAVNRQVFPLQKLIVERAVSFLFGNPVKLNAEAKSDKQKKVVAAINRILYDNKINSFNRRIAREMFRSTQVAECWFSVEGDEAHSDYGFETKFKIRCVAFNRWDGNEFYPLYDETGDLIAFSRAFKRHDDEGRTINYFETYTAAEFILWSQNNGTWEQADRIANVIKKIPVVYGHQEQVEWQDVQWSIERLEYLLSNFADTNDYHAAPKIFIEGKIDGFAAKGEPGQIIQGTKDSKAYYLSWNHATDAVKLEIETLLRFIFSFTQTPDISFDSVKGLREISGEALKMLFLDAHLKVQNKREVFDEYLQRRVNILKSFVAFMAVDLKKESSTLQIEPEIQPFIINDEKATIDNLMAATAGKPIISQKSAIAQSGLVVDVDAEYKQIQEEEKIARSFDILNPSTI, from the coding sequence ATGAATGTAACAGACCTTAAAAAGCTTCTAACCCCACAGGCTGACCAGCAAGCCGACATTGCGGCCATTGTTCAAACCCTTAAAGCCCGGCAGGAGCCACTTGACATTGCAGAGTTTGTCAAACAGTACAATCCAGCCAACCATAAAGCGCTGGATAAGACCATCCGAAAGGACAAGCTGATCAAGCGACCAACGGGCAAAGTATCGGAGGATGGCAAAGAGGAAACCCAGACTTCGTATGTGGCCGTTAACCGGCAGGTGTTTCCTCTGCAAAAGCTGATTGTGGAACGGGCCGTGTCATTTTTGTTTGGCAACCCCGTTAAACTTAATGCGGAGGCTAAAAGCGATAAACAAAAGAAGGTAGTGGCGGCTATAAACCGGATCCTGTATGACAACAAGATCAATTCATTCAACCGGCGTATTGCCCGCGAAATGTTCCGCTCTACGCAGGTGGCTGAATGCTGGTTTTCGGTTGAAGGGGATGAAGCTCACAGTGATTACGGCTTTGAGACCAAATTTAAGATTCGGTGCGTGGCGTTCAACCGGTGGGACGGGAACGAATTTTATCCGCTTTATGACGAGACCGGTGATTTGATCGCCTTTAGCAGGGCCTTCAAACGCCATGATGATGAAGGGCGAACCATCAATTATTTTGAGACATACACCGCTGCGGAATTCATACTGTGGTCCCAAAATAATGGCACCTGGGAGCAGGCTGACCGGATCGCGAACGTCATTAAAAAGATTCCGGTAGTCTATGGCCATCAGGAACAGGTCGAATGGCAGGATGTGCAGTGGTCGATTGAGCGACTGGAGTATTTGCTAAGCAACTTTGCCGATACCAACGATTACCACGCGGCTCCCAAAATCTTTATCGAAGGAAAAATCGATGGCTTTGCCGCCAAAGGCGAGCCCGGACAGATCATTCAGGGAACCAAAGACAGCAAAGCGTATTACCTCAGCTGGAATCACGCTACGGATGCAGTCAAGCTGGAGATCGAAACCCTGTTGCGGTTTATCTTCTCCTTTACCCAGACACCGGACATTAGCTTTGACAGTGTGAAGGGCCTTCGTGAGATTAGCGGAGAGGCCCTGAAGATGCTGTTTTTGGATGCGCACCTGAAAGTGCAGAATAAACGGGAGGTATTCGATGAGTACCTGCAACGACGGGTCAATATCTTAAAATCATTTGTGGCCTTTATGGCTGTTGATTTAAAAAAGGAATCTTCTACCCTACAAATCGAGCCCGAAATTCAGCCCTTTATTATAAACGATGAAAAGGCCACCATTGATAATTTAATGGCAGCTACGGCGGGCAAACCCATCATCTCCCAAAAGTCAGCCATTGCCCAATCGGGACTCGTCGTCGACGTCGATGCGGAATACAAACAAATTCAGGAAGAGGAAAAGATAGCCCGCTCCTTTGACATCCTCAACCCGTCGACCATTTAA
- a CDS encoding ADP-ribosyltransferase yields MSNRNLTPDEWDKLHFARTEEYSHRVELIYRSILKEAARLAIELKVDPDKAFSFSSFPATAQRVNALMKSLSNQLLVTIQNGQTNEWNLANDKNDTLVGTLSHIGLSQDTLSHYMGRNLEALSAFQTRKTNGLNLSDRVVKYTGQFKRELEMGIDVGLGKGISADQLSRDLRANLKEPDRLFRRVRSKHGSLVLCKHAQAYHPGSGVYRSSYKNMMRLTRTEINTAYREADFQRWQSLDFVVGIEVRRSNNPYDCDICGPLAGKYPKEFKFIGWHPQCRCHAVSILASPEEMRLLNKQILAGQDPSGFESVNQVSATPAGFDAWVQTNRDKLINAVKLPFFLSDNKAFFDLSKPAAPSSEQILLADETFKKAMEDMNQRIGIGLPAKLSLVEKAAVNNYTRSIYYDLNRYLRGVSVPNQELVEAMSETLSTALAKLPSTKKRVYRIADYSSSDIEAIRQAMLKKLPLSFPSFTSTSVNPGLIFEGNVRFVITGKRGKNIVKLSHFPGEQEVLFDKNASFRVDSVTKGVDKTIIELTEL; encoded by the coding sequence ATGAGTAACCGCAACCTGACGCCCGACGAGTGGGACAAACTGCACTTTGCCCGAACGGAAGAATACTCCCACCGGGTCGAGCTCATCTACCGATCAATTCTAAAAGAAGCGGCCCGGCTGGCCATTGAACTGAAGGTAGATCCGGACAAAGCGTTTTCCTTCTCTTCCTTTCCGGCGACCGCCCAGCGCGTCAATGCCCTGATGAAATCGCTCTCGAATCAGCTGCTGGTGACGATTCAGAATGGACAAACTAATGAATGGAATCTGGCCAATGACAAGAACGATACGCTGGTGGGCACACTCAGCCACATTGGCCTCTCGCAAGACACGCTGAGCCACTACATGGGCCGCAACCTGGAAGCATTGTCCGCCTTCCAAACCCGCAAAACGAATGGGCTGAACCTCTCCGATCGGGTAGTCAAGTACACCGGTCAGTTCAAACGGGAACTGGAGATGGGCATCGATGTGGGCCTGGGCAAAGGTATCAGCGCCGATCAGCTGAGCCGGGACCTCAGGGCCAATCTGAAGGAACCCGACCGGCTGTTTCGGCGGGTCAGATCCAAACATGGCAGTCTGGTCCTCTGCAAACACGCCCAGGCCTATCATCCGGGAAGTGGAGTCTATCGTAGCTCATATAAAAACATGATGCGGCTTACCCGGACGGAGATCAACACGGCCTACCGGGAAGCGGACTTTCAGCGCTGGCAGAGTTTAGACTTCGTGGTGGGCATCGAGGTCAGGCGGAGCAATAACCCCTACGATTGTGATATCTGCGGACCACTGGCGGGCAAATACCCCAAGGAGTTTAAGTTCATTGGCTGGCATCCCCAGTGTAGGTGTCATGCGGTGAGCATACTGGCCAGTCCCGAGGAGATGCGCCTGCTCAACAAACAGATCCTGGCTGGTCAGGATCCGTCGGGCTTTGAGAGCGTCAATCAGGTCAGTGCCACGCCGGCCGGCTTCGATGCGTGGGTACAGACAAACCGGGACAAGCTGATCAACGCGGTTAAACTGCCGTTTTTCCTATCGGATAATAAAGCCTTCTTTGATCTGAGTAAACCCGCTGCGCCCTCATCGGAACAAATCCTGCTGGCCGATGAGACGTTCAAAAAAGCGATGGAGGACATGAACCAGCGGATCGGCATCGGCCTGCCTGCCAAACTCTCATTGGTAGAAAAGGCGGCCGTCAACAACTATACCCGATCCATTTATTATGATCTGAACCGGTACCTGCGCGGGGTGAGTGTACCGAATCAGGAACTGGTAGAAGCGATGAGTGAAACGCTGTCGACGGCCCTTGCCAAACTGCCCTCCACCAAAAAACGAGTGTACAGGATTGCGGATTATTCCTCATCCGACATTGAGGCCATCCGGCAGGCAATGCTTAAGAAGCTACCGTTGAGTTTTCCTTCTTTTACCTCCACGTCAGTGAATCCGGGCCTGATCTTTGAGGGAAATGTCCGCTTTGTCATCACCGGCAAGCGGGGCAAAAACATCGTCAAACTAAGTCACTTTCCCGGTGAGCAGGAGGTTTTGTTTGATAAAAACGCTAGCTTTCGGGTTGACTCGGTGACTAAAGGCGTTGACAAGACAATCATTGAATTAACGGAACTCTGA
- a CDS encoding toll/interleukin-1 receptor domain-containing protein, with protein MKVFISWSGVRSQHVAEIFKVWLKCVLQASDPWVSTQDIESGSLWFTEIGNQLSETSIGIICLTKENKDKPWILFEAGALTKGLSTSRVIPFLVDLMPQDLMPPLSQLNATSPDKTGLYALAKTINLQLKEGQLTSEVFARVFETYWPQFEADFAKVLNETPEPEKVESRKDKDILSEILLTVRGFDKRIRQLEKIDPTVTISNAEFNTFKQSDLEIYLNEIIKHHFEITGSIPEVGILLNLIDNDIKKFFRKDVMDNTVKNVLANFKLGTKRKYPGTTQI; from the coding sequence ATGAAAGTCTTTATTAGTTGGTCAGGCGTTCGAAGTCAGCATGTTGCTGAAATATTTAAAGTATGGTTAAAATGTGTGCTTCAGGCTTCGGATCCGTGGGTATCCACGCAGGATATAGAGAGCGGCTCGCTTTGGTTTACGGAAATTGGTAACCAGCTGTCCGAAACGTCTATCGGTATTATTTGCCTGACAAAAGAAAATAAAGATAAGCCATGGATACTCTTCGAAGCTGGAGCCTTGACAAAAGGACTTTCTACCAGTAGGGTTATACCTTTTTTAGTGGATTTGATGCCGCAGGATTTGATGCCGCCGCTTTCGCAGCTTAATGCCACCTCTCCCGATAAAACTGGATTGTATGCACTGGCTAAAACAATTAACCTTCAGCTAAAAGAGGGGCAACTTACGTCCGAAGTTTTTGCACGTGTTTTCGAAACGTATTGGCCTCAGTTTGAAGCTGATTTTGCAAAGGTTCTAAATGAAACGCCCGAGCCAGAAAAGGTCGAAAGTAGAAAAGATAAAGATATTTTAAGCGAAATATTGTTGACTGTAAGAGGATTTGATAAGCGTATTAGACAGCTGGAGAAAATAGACCCTACTGTAACTATATCAAATGCAGAATTTAACACTTTTAAACAAAGTGATTTAGAGATATACCTTAACGAAATAATAAAACACCATTTTGAAATCACGGGATCAATACCTGAAGTAGGAATACTTCTAAACCTGATCGATAACGATATTAAAAAGTTCTTTAGAAAAGATGTTATGGATAATACAGTAAAAAATGTACTTGCCAATTTTAAACTGGGGACTAAACGAAAATATCCTGGAACCACTCAGATTTAA
- a CDS encoding helix-turn-helix domain-containing protein, translating into MKGFEIKNLRLKLGLSQEEFGQILGYQKPQVRVSELENGKKEVSNQIVAACRLIEENRLLKEKLQSIINISQ; encoded by the coding sequence ATGAAAGGGTTTGAGATTAAAAATCTACGCCTCAAGCTAGGTTTAAGCCAAGAAGAATTTGGCCAAATACTAGGCTATCAAAAACCACAGGTTAGGGTTTCAGAACTGGAAAATGGTAAGAAAGAGGTTTCTAATCAAATAGTTGCCGCATGCCGGTTGATTGAGGAGAACCGGCTTTTAAAAGAGAAATTGCAAAGCATAATTAATATCTCTCAATAA
- a CDS encoding GIY-YIG nuclease family protein, which produces MKTSHIYLLIDPRTGDEKYIGYTNKLKRRLYQHVNGANLKPYFPNTVKRNNDPDLWMCNTEKSKWIRELLNLGLTPTIQLLVTVADSHKAYYEWFWGQIYADAILVNDKPFNKESITGI; this is translated from the coding sequence ATGAAAACATCCCATATATACCTACTTATAGACCCACGAACGGGTGATGAAAAATACATTGGGTATACCAATAAATTGAAACGTCGGTTATACCAACACGTTAACGGCGCTAACTTAAAACCTTACTTTCCGAATACTGTCAAGCGAAACAACGACCCAGACTTATGGATGTGCAATACAGAAAAGTCAAAGTGGATACGCGAACTATTGAATTTGGGTCTTACGCCTACCATTCAACTATTGGTAACAGTCGCCGATAGCCACAAGGCTTACTATGAATGGTTTTGGGGACAGATTTATGCTGATGCTATACTAGTGAATGATAAGCCATTTAACAAAGAATCTATAACGGGCATCTGA
- a CDS encoding Y-family DNA polymerase has product MLGLVDANNFYASCQRSFDPSLIGRPVVVLSNNDGCVVARSNEAKALGIKMGAPFFQLAELIDQHSVAVFSSNYTLYGDMSARLMSTLTHFVEDVEVYSIDEAFIQADGYEGLYPTYRGLGESIRATAQQWLRIPVSVGFGETKTLAKVANRTAKQRPELNGVCVLDTPEFIEEVLSGFPVGDLWGVGRRYAGMLKRNGIATAAQLRDANDDWINQVMTVNGLRLVHELRGFPCRMLEVGQPPKKVICTAPSFGRLVPDLKTITEAMTTYLIKASEKLRKQDSLCSTLTVFLHTNRFKKSPNGQPAKQYYNSRSITLPHPTASPVELVRYGESVLKSIFMFGYAYQKVGIILSGFVPSDYRQKGIFIDGPDERLVKLSGVMDRLNQRHGRGTVRLANQSFSPDWEQNRKYLSPCYTTKWNDILSVR; this is encoded by the coding sequence ATGCTGGGCCTTGTTGACGCCAATAATTTTTACGCAAGCTGTCAGCGCAGCTTCGATCCGAGCCTGATCGGTCGGCCCGTCGTGGTACTCTCCAACAACGACGGGTGCGTGGTGGCCCGTTCCAACGAGGCTAAGGCGCTCGGCATCAAAATGGGGGCACCCTTCTTTCAACTGGCGGAGTTGATCGATCAGCATAGCGTCGCCGTGTTTAGCTCGAACTACACCTTGTATGGCGATATGAGTGCACGGCTCATGAGCACACTCACGCATTTTGTGGAGGATGTGGAGGTTTATAGCATTGATGAAGCGTTCATTCAGGCTGATGGTTACGAAGGACTGTACCCAACGTACCGGGGGCTGGGTGAATCCATTCGCGCCACGGCCCAGCAGTGGCTGAGGATTCCGGTCAGCGTCGGCTTTGGCGAAACCAAAACGCTTGCCAAGGTCGCTAACCGAACGGCTAAACAACGACCCGAATTAAACGGAGTGTGCGTACTGGATACACCCGAGTTCATCGAGGAGGTTCTTTCCGGCTTTCCCGTGGGTGATCTGTGGGGCGTGGGCCGTCGGTATGCTGGTATGCTCAAGCGAAATGGGATTGCCACCGCTGCCCAGCTGCGCGATGCCAATGACGACTGGATCAATCAGGTCATGACCGTCAACGGACTCCGGCTTGTTCACGAACTGCGTGGGTTTCCCTGCCGAATGCTGGAGGTGGGCCAGCCGCCCAAAAAAGTGATCTGCACGGCTCCTTCGTTCGGTCGACTGGTGCCTGATCTCAAAACCATTACCGAAGCGATGACCACGTATCTGATTAAAGCCAGTGAGAAGCTTCGCAAGCAGGATTCATTGTGCAGTACCCTGACGGTGTTTCTGCACACCAACCGGTTCAAAAAATCCCCTAATGGCCAGCCCGCCAAGCAGTACTATAATTCACGCTCGATTACCTTGCCCCATCCGACGGCTAGTCCGGTAGAACTCGTTCGCTACGGCGAGTCGGTACTGAAGTCTATTTTTATGTTCGGCTATGCCTATCAGAAAGTAGGGATTATTTTATCGGGCTTTGTGCCGAGTGATTACCGGCAAAAGGGAATTTTCATCGATGGGCCCGATGAGCGGCTGGTCAAACTCTCGGGCGTGATGGATCGGCTCAATCAACGCCACGGCCGGGGAACCGTTCGGCTGGCCAATCAGAGTTTCAGTCCCGACTGGGAACAAAATCGTAAGTATCTATCTCCGTGTTACACAACAAAGTGGAATGACATATTGAGCGTCCGTTAA
- a CDS encoding LexA family protein — MIDRIDHLEPDAMVKVTASTRYLMPFFSSLVQGGFPSPAESYLDKVCDLNDLCITSPEATYFVRVTGDSMIGDRIEPGDVLIVDCSRTPSDGKIVIVWYDGGHAVKRIRYVDKMIVLESSNSNYTPIYVHPGENFSVTGVVTYNLQKF; from the coding sequence ATGATTGACAGGATAGACCACCTTGAGCCAGACGCAATGGTGAAGGTAACTGCCTCCACCCGCTACCTGATGCCGTTTTTTTCTTCGCTCGTTCAGGGTGGCTTTCCCTCACCGGCTGAGAGCTATCTGGATAAAGTCTGTGATCTTAACGACCTGTGCATAACCAGCCCCGAAGCGACCTATTTTGTGCGCGTGACCGGTGACAGCATGATTGGCGATCGTATCGAGCCGGGCGATGTATTGATCGTGGACTGCTCGCGAACGCCCAGTGATGGTAAAATCGTGATTGTCTGGTATGATGGGGGCCACGCCGTCAAACGCATTCGGTACGTGGACAAAATGATCGTGCTGGAATCTTCTAACTCCAATTACACACCCATTTACGTGCATCCGGGCGAGAATTTCTCGGTCACTGGCGTGGTGACCTATAACCTTCAAAAATTCTGA
- a CDS encoding T9SS type A sorting domain-containing protein, producing the protein MVRKLLLIILLGLCTGYSTFAQDPFVGIPVINPPDLVTGHTAVVTFPFGNASANPVSVDKADQLVYTFIVLPYECLRVTSFSLTASAGATYTPDNLIVTSDTVFIPYNPPIITFGGNVTRFTIKQKDTSLPIPGQATYNLVISMLAIAPFYNGAYVQGAVTSSGISTNIPTNDYGTTSVRIQGPMPVSLVSFTAKAQPDHSVKLAWTTSLETNNKGFLIERSKDLKAFEKVSELSEVAANSHAEQHYSLTDQFPYTGTSYYRLTQIDLGGRTTSFPVVSVVLRDGAYGVFPNPVLSDQPFRVSMDEPETASVNIYGADGRVVPFQKVSVEPNKLLLKASGKRAKGVYILTVEERGQTRRHRLVID; encoded by the coding sequence ATGGTAAGAAAACTTTTACTTATAATTCTGTTGGGTCTCTGCACGGGCTATTCAACTTTTGCTCAGGATCCGTTTGTAGGTATACCCGTTATTAACCCTCCCGATCTGGTTACCGGCCATACCGCTGTTGTTACTTTCCCGTTTGGCAATGCGAGTGCAAACCCGGTTTCCGTTGACAAGGCGGATCAACTTGTCTACACGTTTATTGTATTACCGTATGAATGTCTTAGAGTAACTAGTTTCAGTCTGACAGCGTCTGCAGGTGCAACCTATACCCCTGATAACCTAATTGTGACCTCAGACACCGTTTTTATTCCTTATAACCCCCCTATAATTACTTTTGGAGGTAATGTCACCCGGTTCACCATAAAACAAAAAGATACTTCTCTGCCCATACCTGGTCAGGCTACTTATAATTTGGTTATATCCATGCTGGCTATTGCCCCTTTTTACAACGGTGCTTATGTGCAAGGAGCTGTGACCTCTAGTGGAATCAGTACAAATATCCCCACCAATGATTACGGGACAACTTCAGTTAGAATACAGGGCCCTATGCCCGTATCGTTGGTTTCCTTCACCGCAAAGGCTCAGCCAGATCATTCTGTTAAGTTGGCGTGGACAACTTCCTTGGAAACCAACAACAAGGGCTTTTTGATTGAGCGCAGCAAAGACCTGAAAGCCTTTGAGAAAGTTAGCGAGCTAAGTGAGGTAGCTGCCAACAGTCATGCCGAGCAGCATTATTCCTTGACTGACCAGTTCCCTTATACGGGTACCAGCTATTACCGACTGACTCAGATTGATCTAGGTGGTAGAACAACAAGTTTCCCAGTCGTATCGGTGGTGTTGCGAGACGGTGCCTATGGCGTATTCCCCAATCCAGTTCTTAGTGACCAGCCATTTCGGGTGAGTATGGATGAGCCCGAAACGGCCAGTGTGAATATCTACGGGGCGGATGGCCGGGTAGTGCCGTTTCAGAAAGTGAGTGTAGAGCCGAACAAGCTATTGTTGAAAGCGTCGGGAAAGCGCGCCAAGGGTGTTTACATATTGACGGTTGAAGAACGGGGTCAAACTCGCAGGCATCGGTTAGTGATTGACTAA
- a CDS encoding ATP-dependent nuclease — protein sequence MRLILEQKFKSFNSFAIELPNLVILTGLNGAGKTQLLNSIEQEISTVYDDDGIEINPKKFVTSQSLAPNSNRITTKEAARQIVVEYWQRFNQVKKYFTDDGFMAPPHLDRMLSDEDKKTARKISILAQKNIIDLTIDDYLFHIPLDAGIKGTDIFHQSFSLLFKSYQDKLDENRYRKFLKENNQIDNYPYLEEEDFIAIYGEAPWDFANKIISEARLDYRISTPSVYRRDDVFEIKLTNNLTKAEVEFSELSSGEKILMSLALAQYNSEFDLTFPKLLLMDEPDASLHPAMSKQFIDVIQNVFLAAKGVKVILTTHSPSTVAFAPEESIFIVNKTGERVQKVTKDKALKILTSGVPSFSINYENRRQVFVESPNDVLYYENLYQKLSYLLMPEVSLSFISSGDSRTDKNGTKVPNCDQVKNITTILRKFGNNFVWGIIDYDSTNKSNDFIKVLGDGNRYSIESYLLDPILVGALLLRSKLIDRSDLGLQNDQNHTDFKTLPVGRLQAISDFIVDKVQSVASAQAGEKKTVQLINNLQIEIPIWYLQFQGHDLEELIIKAFPKLHEIKRGKEEALKLEIINKIIDEIPMLVSVDILDAFKSVQDIG from the coding sequence ATGAGATTAATATTAGAGCAGAAGTTTAAATCTTTTAATTCTTTTGCTATCGAACTCCCTAATTTAGTAATTTTAACTGGCCTAAACGGGGCTGGAAAAACTCAGTTACTTAATAGTATTGAACAGGAGATTTCGACGGTATATGATGATGATGGTATAGAAATTAATCCTAAGAAATTTGTTACATCACAAAGTCTTGCTCCAAATAGCAATAGAATTACAACAAAAGAAGCTGCAAGGCAAATTGTAGTAGAATACTGGCAAAGATTTAACCAAGTTAAAAAGTATTTTACCGATGATGGATTTATGGCTCCGCCTCATCTTGATAGAATGTTATCAGATGAAGACAAAAAAACAGCAAGAAAAATATCAATACTTGCCCAAAAGAATATAATAGATTTAACGATAGATGATTACTTATTTCATATACCATTAGATGCTGGCATTAAAGGGACAGATATTTTTCATCAATCTTTCTCACTACTATTCAAAAGCTATCAAGATAAGCTTGACGAAAATCGCTACCGTAAGTTTTTAAAAGAAAATAATCAAATTGATAATTATCCATATTTAGAAGAAGAAGATTTTATAGCTATTTATGGTGAAGCTCCCTGGGACTTCGCCAATAAAATAATTTCAGAAGCTCGGTTAGACTATCGTATTAGTACACCAAGCGTCTATCGTAGAGATGACGTATTTGAAATAAAATTAACAAATAACTTAACAAAAGCAGAGGTTGAATTCAGCGAACTTTCTTCAGGCGAAAAGATATTGATGTCTTTAGCTCTAGCCCAGTACAACTCTGAGTTTGACCTTACATTTCCAAAACTATTATTAATGGATGAGCCTGATGCCTCGCTTCACCCTGCTATGTCCAAACAATTTATTGATGTCATTCAAAATGTCTTTTTGGCCGCAAAAGGTGTTAAGGTTATTCTCACCACACATTCTCCCTCTACAGTTGCATTTGCACCAGAGGAAAGTATTTTTATTGTAAATAAAACTGGTGAACGAGTTCAGAAGGTCACTAAAGATAAGGCGCTAAAAATACTTACATCAGGTGTCCCTTCCTTTAGTATTAATTATGAGAATAGAAGACAAGTATTTGTAGAAAGTCCTAATGATGTTTTGTATTATGAAAATCTATACCAAAAATTATCATATCTCTTAATGCCTGAAGTGTCTTTATCTTTTATATCATCTGGTGATAGTAGGACAGATAAAAATGGTACCAAAGTTCCAAATTGTGACCAAGTAAAAAACATAACGACTATTTTAAGAAAATTTGGCAATAACTTTGTTTGGGGAATAATAGATTATGATAGCACTAATAAAAGTAATGATTTCATAAAAGTTTTAGGAGATGGTAATAGATATAGTATTGAAAGCTACCTGTTAGATCCCATTTTGGTAGGTGCTTTACTTTTACGAAGTAAACTTATAGATAGGAGTGATTTGGGTCTACAGAATGATCAAAATCATACAGATTTCAAGACATTGCCTGTAGGAAGACTTCAAGCGATATCAGACTTTATAGTAGACAAAGTGCAATCAGTAGCATCAGCTCAAGCGGGTGAAAAAAAAACCGTTCAACTAATAAACAATTTACAAATAGAAATTCCAATTTGGTATTTGCAATTTCAAGGTCATGATTTGGAAGAGTTAATTATTAAAGCATTTCCTAAACTTCATGAGATCAAGAGAGGAAAGGAGGAAGCTTTAAAACTTGAAATAATTAATAAAATAATAGATGAAATTCCGATGTTAGTATCTGTTGATATCTTAGACGCTTTTAAAAGTGTACAAGATATAGGATGA